Proteins co-encoded in one Methylomonas albis genomic window:
- a CDS encoding glutathione S-transferase produces MITSSSSPEPIYPIFYSFRRCPYAMRARLAIATAGVDVAIREIELNHKPEAMLAISPKGTVPVLLLANGQVIEQSLDIMLWALAQQDPQDWLGQSPEDAKRLIEWNDGDFKYYLDRYKYADRYPEQSQADYCQQGELFLAELESRLQRTHYLCSNSFGWADAAILPFIRQFAAVDNAWFASAPYPAVQLWLENFLTSKLFAAVMRKYPPWKADDPLVLFGYEAGLVPFI; encoded by the coding sequence ATGATTACATCAAGCTCTAGCCCCGAACCAATTTATCCCATCTTTTACAGTTTCCGCCGTTGTCCTTATGCGATGCGAGCGCGGCTAGCCATCGCGACGGCCGGCGTCGACGTGGCTATTCGCGAAATCGAGCTCAACCATAAGCCGGAGGCGATGCTGGCCATTTCACCCAAAGGCACGGTGCCGGTATTACTGCTAGCCAACGGCCAAGTCATCGAACAAAGCCTGGATATTATGCTGTGGGCATTAGCGCAACAAGATCCGCAAGATTGGCTTGGCCAATCACCGGAAGATGCGAAGCGCTTAATCGAGTGGAACGACGGCGATTTCAAATACTATTTGGACCGCTACAAATACGCAGACCGCTATCCGGAACAATCCCAAGCCGATTACTGTCAACAAGGCGAGTTGTTTTTAGCCGAGCTGGAAAGCCGTTTGCAGCGCACGCACTACTTATGCAGCAATAGTTTTGGCTGGGCCGATGCAGCTATTTTGCCATTTATCCGCCAGTTTGCCGCAGTGGATAACGCCTGGTTCGCCAGTGCGCCCTACCCGGCCGTGCAATTATGGCTGGAGAATTTTTTAACATCCAAACTGTTTGCAGCGGTTATGCGAAAATACCCACCCTGGAAAGCTGACGACCCGCTAGTCCTTTTCGGGTACGAGGCCGGCCTCGTACCATTTATATAG
- a CDS encoding type II toxin-antitoxin system HicA family toxin has product MSHHLNLLRAIFQDPVSGNIHWREVESLLHHLGADLQPSHGARFHVTLNSIEGVLHHPHHSGICNKQEIKHLREYLASAGVSPAVYEEQRNRH; this is encoded by the coding sequence ATGAGCCACCATTTAAATCTGCTACGGGCGATATTCCAGGATCCGGTTAGCGGCAATATCCATTGGCGAGAAGTCGAATCCCTGCTGCATCACCTGGGTGCCGATCTGCAACCCAGCCATGGTGCGCGCTTTCATGTGACCTTGAATTCGATCGAAGGCGTGTTGCATCACCCACATCACAGCGGCATTTGTAATAAGCAAGAAATCAAACATCTGCGCGAATACCTGGCAAGCGCCGGCGTCAGCCCGGCCGTATACGAAGAGCAGCGGAATAGACATTAA